The DNA segment CAACCAGCAAATTATGAAGGTACCCATGATGATGCCTAACGTTCTGGCAGCCTTGTGCTCTCTTTTCATCTTCATGATATTCTTATCTTTGGTGGGAGTATGCAGATGATCGGTGCTGATCTCGTTCAATGTCAGCGTCTTTGAGGAACCAGCACTATTTAGTTCCCCgttcaaattattcaaatctTTACTCGGCCTGTGACTCAACAGCATCACGTTACCCATACGGCTGTGCATCTGTTTTTCTTGCCTACTCGCCTCCTTGAACACGGCGAAGTACGTAAGGGTCATAATACTGCATGGTATCCAGAACGAGATACTCGACGAGAATATTACGTACACCTTGTTCACTTTGAACTCGCATAATTCAGGATGCTTCTGTCGATGCATATTATTCTCTTCTGTGGTATACCAGCCCATAAAGATAGGCATGAACGAGATGAACGCGGGCATAATCCAACAAGCGAGTAGCATGTAAGCAGCTAGCCTCTTGGTCATGATGATAGGGTATTTGAGCGGCTTCACGATCGCCCAGTAACGATCGACCGAGATGCACATCAAATGGAGGATGGAACTGGTGCTAAAGTACACATCCAACGAGTTCCAGACATCACACATGAAATAGCTGAACATCCATTTGCCGGTTATTTGAACGCTCGCGTTGAACGTCATGGCGAACATCGCAACTAACATGTCGGCCAAGGCTAACGAAACTACGAAGTAGTTGGTGATAATTCGTAGCTTCCGGTGCCGCATCACGGACACCATCACCAGCAGGTTGCCAAATACCGCGGTTACGATGATGGAGCCTAAGACGCACCCTTTGGCGATCGTTATAGGTACGGACCACTTTTGATAGTTCGAGTAACTGCTGTTCGCGAATTGGTTGTCCTCAGTCGAGATGGCGTTCAAGATGGTCGTCACGTCCATCGAGGACACCACCTCCGTCGACTCGGAGCTCGTCACGATCGTCGTCATATTCGACCACCGCACGAAACCGTACGTTTTCCCTTGACCTTGTTCCTCTTCTTCTCGGCGGGTGGCCTTAGGTCACGGACGTGCCAACCAGCCGACGTACCAGGCTAGCCTTCATCTTCCCGACGGGGAAAGGGCGATGCCTCTTGCCAAGTTCCTTGTACCCTGGGACGTTTGCCAGCGTTAATCGCTGATACGCGGGTGCACCGTTTGCTTCTTCCAAGGTTTTTTCCTGAATAGTTTGGCTTCGAGAGTTAATCAGAATCGTGTACGGTGGCCTGGGAGCTTAGTACCTCTGTTTCACATTCCACGAGGCTTCTGTTAGTGGTTACCTGGAAAATTGAGATTAAATACAGAATTAGCGATAATTTTGATAAGTATTATATTCAATGAATGTTCAATTGTaattattagactgcggatttttatgcgtttatagaAGATTAAAAGTTGCAAAAACGTACAATGctcataatatgaaaaaatgtataaaatatccaaggtaTAGTGTTTTCTATGATACTCAGTAAGTAGGATAATTTTCTACCGCGAGATtctactttttaaattatattctcaataaaatataaaaaattatatttctcaaGAATCCGCAATCTAGTAATcattctattaataataatatggaGATCAAACATTAGAAATTACTTGAAATATATCTAATACCATTTAAtagacaaattttaattatattattttgatacATTTTTCAGATCGTAATATTGTTAAGAAAAATTCTCGTTCcatattgaattttttttcaaaatattctcaagtattcttatttattttatgtattattattatttatgaaaaatttaattttgatttaatttttaatttaataactaaATTATTGTATTGAACACGACTTCAGATTTTACATTATGTAAAACTGCCTTTtcataataaaaaggaaatagaGTGATTAAAAGTTAGGAGTTTAAAACCTTGTAATATTCACCAAGAAAGAtgaaatatgtttaattaaCATAGATTTTAAGattaatacttttattaaaatatattataataaagtgtgtttaaaattattatacaattaataagtttaataaaattcaaaagttCATAATTTACTATTGTTTCTACGATTTCTTCTGATATTGGTGATAGATTACGAATGTTTaagcatttatgagaaacttaaatatgcaaaaatttccgcgatataaaatatataaaatggatAAGTATATAGAATGTACATAAAGTACATGAAATATCCAGAATGAAATAGTCGTCCAaatatttaaccctttgagtgctgtgggcgcatataggtgtctggcgaaagctatcggtgtgggctaaagacatatatatgcgttttttgtaagtgcccggcatgggctaaggacgcatgtatgggtttttcaagttttccgaacacctacgcagaagtaatactattacgtttgtgtgaaataaatataaatgcattccttacggcagtaaacaaatgccaatagtgcctcgttattgttgaaatggtcaccacttgtaagaaaactctatatctggtttttttagttttctcaagcactgaatttttcacacacaactaaattattaacttgtgttatatttactaaatttagttttctagtttattgttttctagtttattacccaaattctagttaactgtaaatttcaatgtttataataaataattaaaaataactaaaaaataacgctcttgaatcatttaatctcgtgcaaaagaattactataacttattacgatttgagctttgaatagtcaatcaacagagttcagtctaacgaaaaagtattccatccacagcgatcgtcagcgctagacgcgcgccgtccgaaGGAAATATCTATTTAATACTTAGATTCTTCCGtagtatttatatttgttgatGATTAATGACTGTATTTTCACATTTACTTCATTTACACCTTATGCATTGTTATCAGACTTACATAAATtgctttcaaatataaaattaaattttattgcaaaaaaaattgatttagtTTCAATATTAGATAACTAAGATCAGTTGTAAAAAAAATTGGCTTTAAATTCGATGTTAActaagaatttttcatttcactcAAAGAGCATTCTAATAGTAAGATCTTAAAATGTCAGACcttactttttaatattctgtATACGTGACTACAACAAATTTCTAAAGTTTAATATATCAAACATGAGTAATTCTCATTTCTGTCtccaattatttcaaattttcggcATTTTTATGgttttacaaatattatgaATGAAAATCCATCCTTTCAATCTATCCAATTGATTGAATTGCATTTTTATAGAGAAGAAATTTTGATGAAAGTAATCGTTTTTTAGGATTTATGTGTACATAGCTCTCACGACTTTCGTAACACGAATAGCGAATTGAATGGAACGGTTTCACGGTATTTTAACGTGATATTGAAGTTCTTGTCGACTCGATTGAGGTATTCGACACAAGAGAGATATCAAGCACACTAGACGACCCACTTTATTCGATTTGTTTGTACTACTTGCTTAATCTACTCAATCCATTACAATCATTCGGACTATTCAATTTATTCATCTATATGGCACTAATACAGTGCCAGCAGATCTATTTGCTCCAAGttttgtattcttcgagttCTATGATGGCGTTCGATAAAATTGCTTGCATTGTTTCGAATGTTTTCACGGAATATCATCTCTGTAAAATCGTTGATAGAAATTTAAATCTTGAAAACTTTTCACTTAAGAAATATTTGGTATTATTCGATaggaaattttcaattatattattttgttacatCTTTACACAATAATAGATATGCTCAAAAATGTTTTGTTTTCCATAGAAGGTTTTTTTAAAGCGTCGCGTTTGGAAGACGTCCGAGTTTTATATATTGCTATTTACTTActtattaaatcaatatatatgaaatattattatcaaattttgttCTATCCTCAATTATCAATCAGGtgcattaatattaaaatttaagtaTTGACATGAATGATCAAAATATGTGAATCATTTTTTCCTATAACTTTTAGTTTAAGTAAcatttagaaaaaattaaaatgttctttattttacttaaacaattctatttcaagaatttattcttataaaatctaatataatgaaataattagatATTCAAAATGTTTATCAGTTAACACGTGAAAATTacattcattaaatatataatgctctaaaaaaattatgtatgaattaaaactttttaatagaTACATTTGCCGccatttaatttctaattatactatttttctatgttttgcaaaattattatattatcaaaacAGCTTCTCGTTTACAATTGAATCTTTTCTTAAAACATGATGAGGTCAAAGAATTTGagttttatgtatatatgtttattaaatttttgtaaaatttagtaaGCAAATTATGAAATGGAAgattttatatcatataaaacaTTCAAATTAACTACTATCGAAGATCAAATCataaattaatgatattataaaaacattattatctataaatcgaaatatatgatattatttgaatataatgtactattacgttgtttaGTTCAACAATCACTTTTACCTATATCGAAGAATAAGGACGAATGAATGTCCTAAATTCTTAATTAGTGGTACTGATTTTAGCAAAACAATAAATCGTCACTGGATTGAGGTAAATCAAACATattgaaattatcaaatataattttccaaagtgttttataaataataacaagagTATAGATTGATGAATAATTAGACACAAAACTCTATAAAactataaaactattataatacCTGAACcaatcataaattatatttaatatagtgACTCACTTTTTTCTTAGAATAGCATATGTATCAATTTGGATAAACGATCTTCGTATTATTACAGaatagattttattaaaatttagtaCTTCCTTCTAATTTTCAGTAAGAGTAAACTTTCTACgtacataaaattattatgttatggaatcaataataatttaaaagaattcatCAATCGTTAAAAGTTTATTTCTTTGTTAAGAAATGCCACACCTTTTATTAAAAGATTCCTAAATTACTTAATTAGATACTCTCTCAAAATCACTGATATGTAATCAATAGAGAATAAACAATCATTCTCTCTATTTAAAAACGAATATGAGGAGAGCTTCAAAATTTCACGAATTATAAACACAAAtaagttttaatatataataaaaaaaaagatattttgatttatttaatttattaaagtcGCAAAAAAACACtttgatttattatattaatccgAAATGATACTCGAAGGACATCGTGATAACTagattgcaaatttttatgcaaattcatatttctaaaaataaatataattaagaatacagtatcaaatattatagaaagcactatactttgaatattttgtatatcttttaatatcatgcgcattctgtgcaattttctagtttcaaatttcctataaatgtataaaaatctgcaATCTAATGGTATCTAAAGAATATAAACACATTCACTTTATCAGATTATGAAAACCATTCCGAATCATAGCAATAATGAAAACTTTCTTGAACAGCAACATTAAACTGGTAAAAAGCGGGTGACAATAAGATTATAATATGCTAAACAATCGATCACGTAACTTAAAACTTTAATTTATCTCCAAAAACGACGATAATTTTCCTAAGTTTCTGAATTGCTGTCTGAAAATCCTTGAAGACACAATCGATAAAGAATCAACAACCATTTCCCCGATTTTCCCTTTGCATCCATTGCGGCGCTAGTTTCCCGACTATCACCACTCGAAACGAGGACGCGCCGGAAGAATGAGTAACCTTGAATGGGACCCTCTTTTTCTGCTGCCGTCGTCTGTCGTCTCCGGCTTCGTTGACTGTGTCGCGACAGGGCCGTGTCAAGTGCACTCCCGTTCCGTCCATGTAATTTATGATCCGCTATTTTTGCGGTATATTTGGGTCAATTATTCCGACAGTGGCCGTGCTAGCGCCGTGGAGCCGGTACTACCGATGATAAACAACACCCTCCTCCTGCCCAACCACCGTCATTACGCCGAAAGCCTGGAGAACGCCACTTTTATTTCTCCGTGAAATCGACAACCCCGCCAGGGATTCGCGACCAACAGCTTCGATTACGGTTTTGACCTTCGATGCGACATCCTGTCTGTTGGCCTTCTACCGGGTCACGTTTCTCGCGAGTTTTACGATAGTTTTGAGCAAGGATCCTCGCGTAATAGGTCGCCGGATAGTGATCAGGGGTGGTGAGTAAGAACTGAAGTAATGGTGATATGATTTTCGTGATACGATTGCCGTCGCTTATTTTagaataaagataaagatgacTGGAGCGCCTTGCtacatacagggtgtcccaTTTCAATCCACATAATTAGTTTCTCTGTAAATGGATACGTAAAAGTCGCATGATAGTGACACACGTTTCCTTAAATGTATTAATAGTacagtttttaatatataaatcgtTCCATCTTGGCATtccatataaaaaattattagccttacaaagatattaatttatttaagcgAAAAACCATTAGATTATACCAGATaccttaattttcattttgtaaaaCCTATGATATAAATTACAAGGAAAATGTCTTTCGATACGatagattaataattttttatgggGATTGCGAAAACAGATCAATTGgtacattaaaatttatatgaTTGTGTTTGAACGTATGTCAACATCATATGACCTTTATTTTTCCAGAAAAATTAGACCACATTATGTCTCCTTCGAAACCATTTAATGCCTGCCTGAACATCTTTTTTATACAGCAGGTAGTTTACCAACAATTTTCACTTATATATTAAAATGGGACAtccttttcaaagaaaattatgtttaGTAATGAGAGTAAAGATGTTTAGTAATATTAATTCCTCATGTAaagtaattttcttaataatagtacataattagTAGTGTaactaaatatatatctttctccTACTATGTTACAATTACCAAAATAGTATAGTAAagtgatatataataattattattatttctaaatcACTGATTTTTATACAtgcaaaatatacaaagtatgTCAGCAATGTGTTTGATATAAggtttaaaaattgaatattttctacgatacgatatacgatatagaatagcaaatatttaataatacttttgTGGTCACTCTGACATTTTCTAATTTGCATtataatgaattataattttcctgcacatttttatttttcatataaactgttatataataagtattatataatatatatttatataatatatatataaattttatataataagtaTATCCATAAGtatgcatatttatttattaaaatataatataatgtacttGTCTACCTTTTCAGATATTTACCATTCCTAAACAAAAAGAAACGTTCCATaccaaataatttataatcttAACGCCACTATTACaattaccttaattttttatttttattacaattacctaaaaaaaacattattataattatatattaaaataatccgcaatttaataattattattaacattattgcAAAAACGGTTCTTacgattttatataatttttacaacTAAATAAAGtgattatttgaattataatttgtaaaattttctatACAGACTACCCCAAAAATCATGATGTAACCGGTCGGCTTTGATTTTACACGCAGAACTAAGTCGAAAGAAgatgaataacattttttcatttagGCCTTTGTTTTCGAAGAACGTGAATTTAAAAACCCATCAGGTATCCATGTTTTGACAGGAAGTTTCGAATTACAAAACTTCGATTTCTGCTCGTGTCTGTATTATTAAATAAGGAAAATGTAATAATTTGCTTtttgattaataaaatgaatCTTAAAAAGTACCAATCTTATCCTTATTTATGAAACcattcaaattaaataaaagaaatcaataATCTATATCGCGGAGATAAGATAAAAACAAGAACAGGAAGCAAATCGTGGCATTCTTCATGTTTAATGATGCGAGAATGACACGAGTAGAAACAAAAGTTTCATATTTTGAAACATTCAGTTAATACACGGTTACCTGATGGGTTTTCAAAAGCAAAGCCttaaatggaaaaatgttaCTCTTTCTTTTCGACCTATTTTGCATGTAGGAACACCACCTGATTTTGTTGTTGTACCGCGATTTTTGGGACACCCTGTACACGCATATATACCTATAACACATACCAGTGGAATTAGATCATGAA comes from the Bombus terrestris chromosome 8, iyBomTerr1.2, whole genome shotgun sequence genome and includes:
- the LOC100647004 gene encoding octopamine receptor beta-2R isoform X1, with product MTTIVTSSESTEVVSSMDVTTILNAISTEDNQFANSSYSNYQKWSVPITIAKGCVLGSIIVTAVFGNLLVMVSVMRHRKLRIITNYFVVSLALADMLVAMFAMTFNASVQITGKWMFSYFMCDVWNSLDVYFSTSSILHLMCISVDRYWAIVKPLKYPIIMTKRLAAYMLLACWIMPAFISFMPIFMGWYTTEENNMHRQKHPELCEFKVNKVYVIFSSSISFWIPCSIMTLTYFAVFKEASRQEKQMHSRMGNVMLLSHRPSKDLNNLNGELNSAGSSKTLTLNEISTDHLHTPTKDKNIMKMKREHKAARTLGIIMGTFIICWLPFFLWYVITTLCGESCPCPDIVIAILFWIGYTNSALNPLIYAYFNRDFREAFKNTLQCAFCSLCRREPSDLEALDFRRPSLRYDDRTKSMYSETYIKHIDRRRSSEYGSSL
- the LOC100647004 gene encoding octopamine receptor beta-2R isoform X2, translated to MTTIVTSSESTEVVSSMDVTTILNAISTEDNQFANSSYSNYQKWSVPITIAKGCVLGSIIVTAVFGNLLVMVSVMRHRKLRIITNYFVVSLALADMLVAMFAMTFNASVQITGKWMFSYFMCDVWNSLDVYFSTSSILHLMCISVDRYWAIVKPLKYPIIMTKRLAAYMLLACWIMPAFISFMPIFMGWYTTEENNMHRQKHPELCEFKVNKVYVIFSSSISFWIPCSIMTLTYFAVFKEASRQEKQMHSRMGNVMLLSHRPSKDLNNLNGELNSAGSSKTLTLNEISTDHLHTPTKDKNIMKMKREHKAARTLGIIMGTFIICWLPFFLWYVITTLCGESCPCPDIVIAILFWIGYTNSALNPLIYAYFNRDFREAFKNTLQCAFCSLCRREPSDLEALDFRRPSLRYDLV